The following proteins come from a genomic window of Miscanthus floridulus cultivar M001 chromosome 2, ASM1932011v1, whole genome shotgun sequence:
- the LOC136536524 gene encoding probable methyltransferase TCM_000168, giving the protein MASVQSVCMSGEGETSYAKNSAIQSGVQSRVKPLVEEAISDLCRSAVPGCLRVADLGCSSGPNALALASAAVDAVRRQPHWAEQCREICVYLNDLPENDFNTVFKDVPSSLLGHGGVDRDSGLLVMVFGAPGSFYGRLFPAKTLHLVCSSFSLHWLSQVPQELVDGVLINKGSVSAGRTSTPAVTAAYARQFEQDFKRFLASRAEEMVPGGWMVLSLCGRPAKDFSSQDRYPEFIAEILQDLTSQGVIAAAEVDSFNEPFYSPCQEELRGAVEQEGSFEIVGLESHDFLERGPRGDAERSKAMARFLRVLDEWLLVRHFRVDGIGDAYARAAEERYMGPAAEEDMTGVVLILSLRRRK; this is encoded by the exons ATGGCGTCCGTGCAGAGCGTTTGCATGAGCGGGGAAGGAGAGACGAGCTACGCCAAGAACTCCGCTATTCAG AGTGGCGTGCAGAGCAGAGTGAAGCCTCTGGTCGAGGAGGCCATCTCGGACCTGTGTAGATCAGCCGTGCCGGGCTGCCTCCGGGTAGCAGATCTGGGGTGCTCGTCGGGGCCGAACGCGCTGGCGCTGGCGTCGGCCGCCGTTGACGCCGTGCGGCGCCAGCCGCACTGGGCGGAGCAGTGCCGGGAGATCTGCGTGTACCTCAACGACCTCCCGGAGAACGACTTCAACACGGTGTTCAAGGACGTGCCGTCGTCCCTGCTGGGGCACGGGGGAGTGGACAGGGACAGCGGCCTGCTCGTCATGGTGTTCGGTGCCCCGGGGTCGTTCTACGGCCGGCTCTTCCCCGCCAAGACGCTGCACTTGGTCTGCTCCTCCTTCAGCCTCCACTGGCTCTCCCAG GTTCCGCAAGAACTGGTGGACGGAGTGCTGATAAACAAGGGCAGCGTGTCGGCGGGGAGAACGAGCACGCCGGCCGTCACCGCAGCCTACGCCCGGCAATTCGAGCAGGATTTCAAGCGCTTTCTGGCGTCACGGGCCGAAGAAATGGTGCCCGGCGGATGGATGGTACTCTCCCTCTGCGGTAGACCTGCAAAGGATTTCTCCAGTCAAGACCGCTACCCGGAGTTCATCGCCGAGATCCTACAAGACTTAACATCCCAG GGGGTGATCGCAGCGGCGGAGGTGGACTCGTTCAACGAGCCGTTCTACAGCCCTTGCCAGGAGGAGCTCCGCGGCGCCGTGGAGCAGGAGGGCTCCTTCGAGATCGTCGGCCTGGAGAGCCACGATTTCCTGGAGAGAGGGCCCCGGGGAGACGCCGAGAGGAGCAAGGCCATGGCGAGGTTCCTGCGCGTGCTGGACGAGTGGCTGCTCGTCCGGCACTTCCGTGTCGACGGCATTGGTGACGCCTACGCCAGGGCGGCGGAGGAGCGGTACATGGGCCCGGCCGCGGAGGAGGACATGACGGGCGTCGTTCTGATCCTTTCCCTCCGGAGGAGAAAATAG